The Pseudomonadota bacterium genome contains a region encoding:
- a CDS encoding acetoin utilization protein AcuC codes for MDKRVGLAVGEQIAAYGFGDDHPFGYDRHDVFVDALERQGLLDGLRRTPIRQASDDELGSFHSAGYLAKVRELSKTGAGYLDLGDTPSFVGMYEITACVVGAVLEAARAIIEGEVDRGFVPIAGLHHASRTSAAGFCVFNDCGVLIEQLHSRWGFERIAYVDIDAHHGDGVYYGFADQPWLIFADLHEDGRYLYPGTGAAAETGTGAGEGFKLNIPMAPGAGDREFMAAWPRVEEFLERHDPQFVILQCGADSLAGDPITNLRYTPAAHGHAATRLCRFAGGKVLALGGGGYNRANLAAGWSRVVKEFMAVA; via the coding sequence ATGGATAAGCGGGTAGGCTTGGCGGTCGGCGAGCAAATCGCCGCTTATGGTTTTGGCGATGACCATCCGTTTGGCTACGATCGCCACGATGTGTTCGTGGATGCGCTGGAGCGGCAGGGTTTGCTGGATGGTCTGCGGCGAACGCCCATTCGCCAGGCCAGCGACGATGAGCTGGGGAGTTTTCACAGCGCTGGTTACCTGGCGAAGGTTCGTGAGCTGTCAAAAACCGGTGCCGGTTATCTGGACCTGGGCGATACGCCGTCATTTGTGGGCATGTACGAGATTACCGCCTGTGTGGTGGGTGCGGTTCTCGAAGCGGCGCGCGCGATCATCGAGGGCGAAGTGGACCGGGGTTTCGTGCCCATCGCCGGCTTGCATCACGCTTCGAGAACATCGGCCGCCGGTTTTTGCGTGTTTAACGATTGTGGGGTGTTGATCGAGCAACTGCATAGTCGCTGGGGTTTCGAGCGCATCGCCTATGTCGATATCGACGCGCATCACGGTGACGGTGTGTATTACGGATTTGCCGACCAGCCTTGGCTCATTTTTGCCGATCTCCACGAGGACGGCCGCTATCTTTATCCGGGGACCGGTGCGGCCGCGGAAACCGGCACCGGCGCGGGCGAGGGGTTCAAGCTCAATATCCCGATGGCGCCCGGCGCGGGGGACCGGGAGTTCATGGCTGCCTGGCCGCGGGTTGAGGAGTTCCTCGAACGGCACGACCCGCAATTTGTCATTTTGCAATGCGGTGCGGACAGCCTGGCCGGCGACCCGATCACCAATCTTCGCTATACGCCGGCAGCGCACGGTCATGCCGCTACCCGGCTTTGCCGGTTCGCCGGCGGCAAGGTGCTGGCCCTGGGAGGAGGTGGCTACAACCGGGCAAACCTGGCCGCTGGCTGGAGCCGCGTCGTCAAAGAGTTTATGGCGGTAGCTTAA